The genomic interval GCCATCGATCACTTCGGAGGTGGCCCGATGCACGTCGTCGGTCCGGACGTAGGCTCAAGCGTTGCGCTGTTCATCGGGCAGGAAGATCCTGGGCGCATCCGTAGCGCCGTGGTGGGAAGTGCGGCCTGTGTATACCCAATAGAGTCCGACGGAATATTGACGACCATGATTATGGATCGGACAAACGACGAATTGCAAAAGTACAGTTCACGGGATATCATCAATGGCGCGCTCGCCAACATGAGTCATTATCAATTGACAGATGACCTTCGGGAAGATTACCTGTCTAGCTATGACAATGGAAGGTTCTGGGACACGATGTTGTTTTTGAAAGCCCTCCCGCATGAACTTCCAGGCCTACGCTTGAAGGACATTCAGACACCTGTGTTAATTATTTGGGGAAGGACTGACCCTCTGGCTATTCTTAAAAACGGAGAAATCCTACATCGTGAACTACCAAACAATCAATTTCATATTCTGGAATCCGGTCATTACGCCTGGGAAGATACTGCTGAAGAGTACGGCGACCTGTTGGTGAAGTGGATAGAAGGTGAATACCTGAAAAAATAATAACAATGAAAATCGTTAAAGGCTGGGCTCAGTTGGAGCCCAAAGGAAAATTAGTTCCAATCGAATACGAACTATCGCCGCTGAACAGTGAAGAGGTGGAGGTCGAGATAGACAATTGTGGACTTTGCCATACGGATCTGAACGCCCTCAATGGAGCATTCGGTTTGCCTTATCCAATCGTGGCAGGCCATGAGATAACCGGAAAAATTGTGCGTATCGGTGAAGTGGCCAAAACAAAAGGGCTGTCTGTCGGTCAAACGGTCGGCATCGGCTGGAATAAGGAAAGTTGCGGACATTGTGACCCATGTCTTAATGGAGACCCCCACCTTTGCACTACACTCAAGGCAACAATTCTGACGGGACACGGAGGATTTGCCAGTCGAATAAAGGCGCACTGGCTCTGGGTTATTCCGATTCCAGAAGGGATTCGGGCGGCCGACGCCGGGCCCTTGTTTTGTGCAGGAATAACTGTCTTCTATCCACTGCTGGCCTATGAGGCCAAACCTACCGACCGCATTGGTGTTTTTGGTATCGGCGGGCTGGGGCACCTGGCCGTGCAATTTGCCCGGGCGTGGGGAAGCGAAGTAGTGGCCTTTTCCTCAAGCACCGACAAGCAAGAGGAGATTGTCAAATTAGGAGCGGACTATGTAGTGACAAGCCGGCATACATCCGCGTGGGAAGCCCTGAAAGGCAAATTCGATCTAATTGTCATCACTGTGGGAGCTGCACTGGAATGGGATAAGATTCTGGAACTGCTGTCTCCAAAGGGACGCATGCATTTCGTTGGTATTCCCTTTGATGCAATACCGGTAAATGTTCTTTCGGTTTTGATACCACAACTCCATATTTCCGCGTCTCCGGGCGGGTCTCGATGGGCAATTGACAAAATGCTTCGGTTTGCCGCACGTCACAAGATCGCACCCATAGTTGAGCATTTTCCCATGAGTAGAATTAATGAAGCCATCGAACACCTGGAGTCCGGAAAAGCAAAATATCGTGTTGTGCTTGACGCTGATTTCTGACGCAAGAGGGATTCAACGCATGGGCGACCAGAATATCTAACGGCAATATCTTCGGGATTGAGCGCCGGTGGCCAAATAATATGAGCCGACTTTATCACCGCTAGTGTCTAAGAACTGTGTACTGATCAGCAGTTCTTAGACATTTTCATTTTAATGCACCAACGACCTGATGAATGATCTGCTAAAAAAATAATTTTCTACACTACTCATCGCACTCTGAAAAATCCCCTTATTACCGCTCAGTTGCGGTACCAAGCCTTTCCGCAAGATATTCAGGATATTAAAGTAACGCCACGAATAGATGCCCAAACTTTAGGATTACAGGAACATTTCTTCTGAATTGCAGGAATGTCCCTTTTTCTTTTGGTGAACAACTGCCTGACGAACACCAAATGAATGCTGGCCAGGTTAACAAGACTTGCCAGGAACTGAAAGGTATTTTCATCAAACAGCATTTGAAATATTTAAGATTGTCTGTTTTCAGCGGGTCGCACGCTTGTTGCGATTATTTACCTTCTGCTTCAGGTGTACCGCCCATTCGTTCACATGGTCAAGCACAGGCTTTAGCGTAAGGCCATCTTCTGTCAGGCTATATTCCACGGTAATCGGTACCGTGTTAAAGGTCTGCCTGTATACGATTCCCGCCGCTTCCAGGTCTTTCAATTCTTTGATGAGCATTTTGGGTGAAATGGTCCCTATTTCCCGCTCCAATTCCTTAAACCGTTTCTTGCCGAAATACAGGATGGAAAGGATATGTAATTTCCATTTTCCGCCCAAAACATGTAGAACAAATTGCAGTGAGTCGAGGTTAGGTAAACAATTTTCCATATTTTTTTGATTTAACTAAATGATTATCAACTACACTAACTTTTTGTAAATTAGAATACTATCTGGTAACTACTTTCAAAAATAAACCTTCCTATTTACTTTTACTTTCATTAAAGTATTAAAGAATGCTAAAAGGTAGAACGATTTTAATCACTGGCGGCGGATCGGGAATAGGTGAGGCGCTGGCAACGATTTTGTCTGCAGAAAATAAAGTGATCATTAATGGAAGAAATGAGGAAAAACTTAAAAAAGTTTCAGCAGCCGGCAAGGATATTTCTTATTATGTAGCAGACGTATCAAAGCCCGATGAAATAGACGGCTTATTCAAGCGTATGAAGGCAGACAACATCGTTGTTGATGTGCTGATCAACAATGCAGGGGTAACGGAGCCTTATTATATCGACAAGAAAATCATGACTTCATCGCAGATTTTTGAGAGAATAAACACAAACCTTTCCGGGGCTATCGCAGTTACACAACAATTCATCTGTCAGGCAGATCGCGCTGCGAGCAATTTAATTGTGAATGTCTCGTCGGCAATTGTAGCGTTCCCAGTGCCCGCCCAGTTGCTGTATTTCTCTTCAAAAAGCGGCTTACATGCCTTTACCCGGCTATTGAGATACCAGCTGAAAGACACTAATTTTAAGGTGGTTGAAGTCCTGCCGCAAGGGGTAGATACCGAAATGTCGAGGGGCTTGGGATATTCAGGGAAAGCTCCGCTGCCATCAACCTATGCCCGGGAAGTGATACGTAGTATAAATAAAGGCAAAACGGAGCATGCGTTCGTTGGCTTCACAACCGCCAGGCTATTTAATGCGTTGATACCGAATGCCACATTACGGCTGGTCGATAAAATGTCCCAAAAACTGTTTAAGCATTAATAATGGAGCAGCAAAAAGACTACAATGATGAATATCCGGTAAGCCATTACTAAAGATTATGGAAGAGACAATTGTTTCGCCTATTGATATAACCCCCAAATACCCGGACTTTTATATTGTATTTTAACTTGTCAGGACATGCTTGCGAGAATCTTTACCTCTTTAATAAAAATGCTCTAAAAATGTACTGATGGGGTTATGGAAAAGGTTTCAAAGCAAAAAAAAAGCCGCATAGATCAAATGATCTAGGCGGCTTCCATATTTCGTATTAAAAGATATTTGCCTCCAATGCAATGATTTGCGCCAAAACATGAGGAAATATTATGAAAGGTGTATGACTTGATGGTAGGGAATACAATCTTTGTATACCAGCGTCTTTGGTCATCTTTTGCTGAAGCGTGTACCCAATAGTATGATCATTCTGGCTAAAAACAAAGACCTTATTAGTTTTCCCAAACCGACCCTCCGTCAGTGTAACGGGAGTAGATAAAGGAGCTAAAGGTTCCGGTTTAAAATTATCAATTACATAGTCGGCTATGTGCGTTGGTGCATCCGCCAGAAAAACGTCGGCAATTCCCTCCTTCCTTATCGTTGCGCTCCCTGCTTTTTCATCAACAATTAGATTTCTGCCTACATGACTTTCTGCATCAGTCTGCGCAATGGACAGCAGGCTTTCTCCATTCCTGGGCACATAAGCGGCAACATATATTATCTTCGCTATTTGTGACGAAATTTGCTCCGCTACCTGGCTTGCAATGATACCTCCAAAGCTATGCCCTACCAGAACAATGTTCTGCTTGTCACCAATGGCTTTTTTAACTTGTTCTACATAAAGTTTAAAGGTAATGGCTGAAATTGCGGTATTATCAGTACCATGTCCGGGAAGGTTGACAGAAATAACTGAATTTCCGCCTGCAATTAAATCTTCAGTAACATGCTGCCAGTCATTAGACGATGACCACGCACCATGTACAATGACTATTGTCTTTGCGTTCTGAGCCTTATTATCTTGTGAAAAAGCAGTGGATGCAGAAAGCAAAAGCGCTGCCATCAATACCATTAAATTTCTCATATTATTTGATAATTAGTTTTTTGCTATTTGGCTAAGTAGGGATGTTAGAGTATCAGGTTGCGACAGGAATGGGCAATGGCCGGAGTTTATCTGATATACAGCTGCAACTTTACCGTCCTCAATCATTTTGTCCTGCAGATACGGCGATACAACATGATCCTGTAAGGTTTTGATGTAAACTTTTTCCACCGAACCAAAATTTTCCGCAGTCAGCGTTACAGCATTTATAAAAGGCTTTAATGGCTCTGGACGGTAATTTTGTTGAACAAGGCTTTGAACCTGGGGAGTGCCGTCCTGAATGAAAAGGGGGATGATTTCGTCCGGTTGTACATCAACTATAAAATCGTTGTAATTAAAAATCAAGGTACCATCTCCTCCAAGCTGGGAGTCAGGATCCATATGAGCCAATTCATCCAATGTTTGACCTGAAACAGGCAAATAGGCTGCTATGTATACCAGCTTTTCAATTTTTGCGGGCATTACTTCCGCAACTGAAGAAATCACCATTCCGCCAAGACTATGGCCTACCAGAATAACTTTCCCATCGATTTTAGAAATTGTATTAATTACTTTATCTCTATAAACATTTAATGTAATGTCAGCGGGAAGCGTCCGGTCATCGCCATGGCCGGGCAATTCAATAACAATCACCTTATTCCCCTTTTTTTCAAGATTGTTTTTCACTGTTTGCCATACGTAAGGTGCCTGCCATGCTCCATGGACAAGAACATAACTGCTGGCGGCAGGCGGCTGCTTATCATCTTTGGAGCAGGATGCTAACATAAACGCAAAAGCAACAGC from Chitinophaga filiformis carries:
- a CDS encoding alpha/beta fold hydrolase, whose product is MNSLKYESIDNLNIRSATSMGGFSETVLLLSPLPESIRAFEPIWDKLASRFNVIAIDLPGFGKSGGRKELLAPKAMATFVRKAIDHFGGGPMHVVGPDVGSSVALFIGQEDPGRIRSAVVGSAACVYPIESDGILTTMIMDRTNDELQKYSSRDIINGALANMSHYQLTDDLREDYLSSYDNGRFWDTMLFLKALPHELPGLRLKDIQTPVLIIWGRTDPLAILKNGEILHRELPNNQFHILESGHYAWEDTAEEYGDLLVKWIEGEYLKK
- a CDS encoding NAD(P)-dependent alcohol dehydrogenase, producing MKIVKGWAQLEPKGKLVPIEYELSPLNSEEVEVEIDNCGLCHTDLNALNGAFGLPYPIVAGHEITGKIVRIGEVAKTKGLSVGQTVGIGWNKESCGHCDPCLNGDPHLCTTLKATILTGHGGFASRIKAHWLWVIPIPEGIRAADAGPLFCAGITVFYPLLAYEAKPTDRIGVFGIGGLGHLAVQFARAWGSEVVAFSSSTDKQEEIVKLGADYVVTSRHTSAWEALKGKFDLIVITVGAALEWDKILELLSPKGRMHFVGIPFDAIPVNVLSVLIPQLHISASPGGSRWAIDKMLRFAARHKIAPIVEHFPMSRINEAIEHLESGKAKYRVVLDADF
- a CDS encoding winged helix-turn-helix transcriptional regulator, with product MENCLPNLDSLQFVLHVLGGKWKLHILSILYFGKKRFKELEREIGTISPKMLIKELKDLEAAGIVYRQTFNTVPITVEYSLTEDGLTLKPVLDHVNEWAVHLKQKVNNRNKRATR
- a CDS encoding SDR family NAD(P)-dependent oxidoreductase, whose product is MLKGRTILITGGGSGIGEALATILSAENKVIINGRNEEKLKKVSAAGKDISYYVADVSKPDEIDGLFKRMKADNIVVDVLINNAGVTEPYYIDKKIMTSSQIFERINTNLSGAIAVTQQFICQADRAASNLIVNVSSAIVAFPVPAQLLYFSSKSGLHAFTRLLRYQLKDTNFKVVEVLPQGVDTEMSRGLGYSGKAPLPSTYAREVIRSINKGKTEHAFVGFTTARLFNALIPNATLRLVDKMSQKLFKH
- a CDS encoding alpha/beta fold hydrolase; protein product: MRNLMVLMAALLLSASTAFSQDNKAQNAKTIVIVHGAWSSSNDWQHVTEDLIAGGNSVISVNLPGHGTDNTAISAITFKLYVEQVKKAIGDKQNIVLVGHSFGGIIASQVAEQISSQIAKIIYVAAYVPRNGESLLSIAQTDAESHVGRNLIVDEKAGSATIRKEGIADVFLADAPTHIADYVIDNFKPEPLAPLSTPVTLTEGRFGKTNKVFVFSQNDHTIGYTLQQKMTKDAGIQRLYSLPSSHTPFIIFPHVLAQIIALEANIF
- a CDS encoding alpha/beta fold hydrolase, yielding MKKKLKLIQLLAVAFAFMLASCSKDDKQPPAASSYVLVHGAWQAPYVWQTVKNNLEKKGNKVIVIELPGHGDDRTLPADITLNVYRDKVINTISKIDGKVILVGHSLGGMVISSVAEVMPAKIEKLVYIAAYLPVSGQTLDELAHMDPDSQLGGDGTLIFNYNDFIVDVQPDEIIPLFIQDGTPQVQSLVQQNYRPEPLKPFINAVTLTAENFGSVEKVYIKTLQDHVVSPYLQDKMIEDGKVAAVYQINSGHCPFLSQPDTLTSLLSQIAKN